One segment of Mugil cephalus isolate CIBA_MC_2020 chromosome 14, CIBA_Mcephalus_1.1, whole genome shotgun sequence DNA contains the following:
- the ubp1 gene encoding upstream-binding protein 1 isoform X2 — MLFWQPYTENFRSPTQRYDDGNRSSSSSSYTRDVLALPIFKQEDSSLPPENETKNPPFQYVLCTATSPAIKLHDETLTYLNQGQSYEVRMLDNRKPGELPELNNKMVKSTVRVVFHDRRLQYTEHQQLEGWRWNRPGDRLLDIDIPMSVGIVEPKTHPSQLNAAEFLWDMNKRTSVFVQVHCISTEFTPRKHGGEKGVPFRIQIDTFAQGESGEYTEHLHSASCQIKVFKPKGADRKQKTDREKMEKRTPQEKEKYQPSYDTTILSETRLEPIIEEAGDHELKKSSKRTLPADCGDSLAKRGSCSPWPDTAYVSPNQAATPSFTSTPLSTYTTSSVLDSDSSSPNHQADPGSHGNTEQLSPTASTQDAQKWLLKNRFSSYTRLFSHFSGSDLLKLNRDDLVEICGPADGIRLFNALKSRSVRPRLTVYVCQESPQESPLLEGHSTNENGEHSISSSLQVYHALYLEELTAAELIRKMACVCGLPLGTINQVYRQGPTGILILLSDQMVYNFPDESCFLISTVKDELGEGLHLILK; from the exons TGATGTGCTGGCTCTGCCGATCTTTAAGCAGGAGGACTCCAGCCTCCCTCCTGAAAACGAGACCAAAAATCCCCCATTCCAGTATGTGCTGTGCACCGCCACCTCGCCTGCCATCAAGCTGCACGACGAGACGCTCACATACCTAAACCAAG GCCAGTCTTACGAGGTGCGTatgttggacaacaggaagccAGGGGAGTTACCGGAGCTCAACAACAAGATGGTGAAG agcaCTGTGAGAGTAGTGTTTCACGACCGTCGGTTGCAGTATACAGAACACCAGCAGCTGGAGGGCTGGAGGTGGAATCGTCCCGGCGACCGTCTCCTTGACATCG ATATCCCCATGTCAGTGGGTATTGTGGAGCCGAAGACTCACCCCTCCCAGCTTAACGCTGCAGAGTTTCTGTGGGACATGAACAAGAGAacttctgtttttgtgcag GTGCACTGCATCAGCACAGAGTTCACTCCCAGGAAGCACGGTGGAGAGAAGGGCGTCCCCTTCAGGATCCAGATCGACACGTTCGCCCAGGGAGAAAGTGGAGAGTACACGGAGCACCTCCACTCTGCCTCCTGCCAAATCAAAGTCTTCAAG CCAAAGGGGGCGGACCGTAAGCAGAAGACTGacagggagaagatggagaaacGCACCCCTCAAGAGAAGGAAAAGTACCAACCTTCCTACGATACCACTATCCTATCAGAG aCGAGGCTTGAGCCCATCATCGAAGAAGCGGGCGACCACGAGCTGAAAAAGTCCAGCAAGCGGACACTTCCTGCCGACTGTGGCGACTCCTTGGCCAAAAGAGGCAGT TGCTCACCGTGGCCAGACACCGCCTACGTCAGCCCCAACCAGGCAGCTActccctccttcacctccaccccTCTGTCCACATACACAACCTCCTCAGTACTGGACAG TGACTCGTCCTCTCCCAATCACCAGGCAGACCCTGGCAGCCATGGCAACACAGAG CAGTTGAGCCCCACTGCCTCGACACAAGACGCACAGAAGTGGCTGCTGAAAAACCGCTTCAGCTCCTACACGCGGCTCTTCTCTCACTTCTCAG gtTCTGATTTGTTGAAGCTAAACCGGGACGACCTGGTGGAGATTTGTGGGCCTGCAGATGGTATCCGACTCTTCAATGCACTCAAATCCAG GTCTGTGCGTCCCAGGTTGACGGTGTACGTCTGTCAGGAGTCCCCTCAGGAGAGCCCCCTGCTGGAGGGACACAGTACCAATGAAAACGGAGAACACAGCATCTCCTCTAGTTTACAAG TGTACCATGCTCTGTACCTAGAGGAGCTCACCGCTGCAGAACTCATCCGCAAGATGGCTTGTGTGTGCGGCCTTCCACTGGGAACGATCAACCAAGTGTACAGGCAGGGTCCTACAGGAATACTCATCCTGCTGAGTGACCAG ATGGTTTACAACTTCCCTGACGAGAGCTGTTTTTTGATCAGCACTGTCAAAG ATGAGTTGGGCGAAGGACTCCATCTCATCCTGAAGTAG
- the ubp1 gene encoding upstream-binding protein 1 isoform X1 has product MAWVLKMEDATIESGLVHDFDASLSGIGQELGAGAYSMSDVLALPIFKQEDSSLPPENETKNPPFQYVLCTATSPAIKLHDETLTYLNQGQSYEVRMLDNRKPGELPELNNKMVKSTVRVVFHDRRLQYTEHQQLEGWRWNRPGDRLLDIDIPMSVGIVEPKTHPSQLNAAEFLWDMNKRTSVFVQVHCISTEFTPRKHGGEKGVPFRIQIDTFAQGESGEYTEHLHSASCQIKVFKPKGADRKQKTDREKMEKRTPQEKEKYQPSYDTTILSETRLEPIIEEAGDHELKKSSKRTLPADCGDSLAKRGSCSPWPDTAYVSPNQAATPSFTSTPLSTYTTSSVLDSDSSSPNHQADPGSHGNTEQLSPTASTQDAQKWLLKNRFSSYTRLFSHFSGSDLLKLNRDDLVEICGPADGIRLFNALKSRSVRPRLTVYVCQESPQESPLLEGHSTNENGEHSISSSLQVYHALYLEELTAAELIRKMACVCGLPLGTINQVYRQGPTGILILLSDQMVYNFPDESCFLISTVKDELGEGLHLILK; this is encoded by the exons TGATGTGCTGGCTCTGCCGATCTTTAAGCAGGAGGACTCCAGCCTCCCTCCTGAAAACGAGACCAAAAATCCCCCATTCCAGTATGTGCTGTGCACCGCCACCTCGCCTGCCATCAAGCTGCACGACGAGACGCTCACATACCTAAACCAAG GCCAGTCTTACGAGGTGCGTatgttggacaacaggaagccAGGGGAGTTACCGGAGCTCAACAACAAGATGGTGAAG agcaCTGTGAGAGTAGTGTTTCACGACCGTCGGTTGCAGTATACAGAACACCAGCAGCTGGAGGGCTGGAGGTGGAATCGTCCCGGCGACCGTCTCCTTGACATCG ATATCCCCATGTCAGTGGGTATTGTGGAGCCGAAGACTCACCCCTCCCAGCTTAACGCTGCAGAGTTTCTGTGGGACATGAACAAGAGAacttctgtttttgtgcag GTGCACTGCATCAGCACAGAGTTCACTCCCAGGAAGCACGGTGGAGAGAAGGGCGTCCCCTTCAGGATCCAGATCGACACGTTCGCCCAGGGAGAAAGTGGAGAGTACACGGAGCACCTCCACTCTGCCTCCTGCCAAATCAAAGTCTTCAAG CCAAAGGGGGCGGACCGTAAGCAGAAGACTGacagggagaagatggagaaacGCACCCCTCAAGAGAAGGAAAAGTACCAACCTTCCTACGATACCACTATCCTATCAGAG aCGAGGCTTGAGCCCATCATCGAAGAAGCGGGCGACCACGAGCTGAAAAAGTCCAGCAAGCGGACACTTCCTGCCGACTGTGGCGACTCCTTGGCCAAAAGAGGCAGT TGCTCACCGTGGCCAGACACCGCCTACGTCAGCCCCAACCAGGCAGCTActccctccttcacctccaccccTCTGTCCACATACACAACCTCCTCAGTACTGGACAG TGACTCGTCCTCTCCCAATCACCAGGCAGACCCTGGCAGCCATGGCAACACAGAG CAGTTGAGCCCCACTGCCTCGACACAAGACGCACAGAAGTGGCTGCTGAAAAACCGCTTCAGCTCCTACACGCGGCTCTTCTCTCACTTCTCAG gtTCTGATTTGTTGAAGCTAAACCGGGACGACCTGGTGGAGATTTGTGGGCCTGCAGATGGTATCCGACTCTTCAATGCACTCAAATCCAG GTCTGTGCGTCCCAGGTTGACGGTGTACGTCTGTCAGGAGTCCCCTCAGGAGAGCCCCCTGCTGGAGGGACACAGTACCAATGAAAACGGAGAACACAGCATCTCCTCTAGTTTACAAG TGTACCATGCTCTGTACCTAGAGGAGCTCACCGCTGCAGAACTCATCCGCAAGATGGCTTGTGTGTGCGGCCTTCCACTGGGAACGATCAACCAAGTGTACAGGCAGGGTCCTACAGGAATACTCATCCTGCTGAGTGACCAG ATGGTTTACAACTTCCCTGACGAGAGCTGTTTTTTGATCAGCACTGTCAAAG ATGAGTTGGGCGAAGGACTCCATCTCATCCTGAAGTAG
- the ubp1 gene encoding upstream-binding protein 1 isoform X3 — translation MLDNRKPGELPELNNKMVKSTVRVVFHDRRLQYTEHQQLEGWRWNRPGDRLLDIDIPMSVGIVEPKTHPSQLNAAEFLWDMNKRTSVFVQVHCISTEFTPRKHGGEKGVPFRIQIDTFAQGESGEYTEHLHSASCQIKVFKPKGADRKQKTDREKMEKRTPQEKEKYQPSYDTTILSETRLEPIIEEAGDHELKKSSKRTLPADCGDSLAKRGSCSPWPDTAYVSPNQAATPSFTSTPLSTYTTSSVLDSDSSSPNHQADPGSHGNTEQLSPTASTQDAQKWLLKNRFSSYTRLFSHFSGSDLLKLNRDDLVEICGPADGIRLFNALKSRSVRPRLTVYVCQESPQESPLLEGHSTNENGEHSISSSLQVYHALYLEELTAAELIRKMACVCGLPLGTINQVYRQGPTGILILLSDQMVYNFPDESCFLISTVKDELGEGLHLILK, via the exons atgttggacaacaggaagccAGGGGAGTTACCGGAGCTCAACAACAAGATGGTGAAG agcaCTGTGAGAGTAGTGTTTCACGACCGTCGGTTGCAGTATACAGAACACCAGCAGCTGGAGGGCTGGAGGTGGAATCGTCCCGGCGACCGTCTCCTTGACATCG ATATCCCCATGTCAGTGGGTATTGTGGAGCCGAAGACTCACCCCTCCCAGCTTAACGCTGCAGAGTTTCTGTGGGACATGAACAAGAGAacttctgtttttgtgcag GTGCACTGCATCAGCACAGAGTTCACTCCCAGGAAGCACGGTGGAGAGAAGGGCGTCCCCTTCAGGATCCAGATCGACACGTTCGCCCAGGGAGAAAGTGGAGAGTACACGGAGCACCTCCACTCTGCCTCCTGCCAAATCAAAGTCTTCAAG CCAAAGGGGGCGGACCGTAAGCAGAAGACTGacagggagaagatggagaaacGCACCCCTCAAGAGAAGGAAAAGTACCAACCTTCCTACGATACCACTATCCTATCAGAG aCGAGGCTTGAGCCCATCATCGAAGAAGCGGGCGACCACGAGCTGAAAAAGTCCAGCAAGCGGACACTTCCTGCCGACTGTGGCGACTCCTTGGCCAAAAGAGGCAGT TGCTCACCGTGGCCAGACACCGCCTACGTCAGCCCCAACCAGGCAGCTActccctccttcacctccaccccTCTGTCCACATACACAACCTCCTCAGTACTGGACAG TGACTCGTCCTCTCCCAATCACCAGGCAGACCCTGGCAGCCATGGCAACACAGAG CAGTTGAGCCCCACTGCCTCGACACAAGACGCACAGAAGTGGCTGCTGAAAAACCGCTTCAGCTCCTACACGCGGCTCTTCTCTCACTTCTCAG gtTCTGATTTGTTGAAGCTAAACCGGGACGACCTGGTGGAGATTTGTGGGCCTGCAGATGGTATCCGACTCTTCAATGCACTCAAATCCAG GTCTGTGCGTCCCAGGTTGACGGTGTACGTCTGTCAGGAGTCCCCTCAGGAGAGCCCCCTGCTGGAGGGACACAGTACCAATGAAAACGGAGAACACAGCATCTCCTCTAGTTTACAAG TGTACCATGCTCTGTACCTAGAGGAGCTCACCGCTGCAGAACTCATCCGCAAGATGGCTTGTGTGTGCGGCCTTCCACTGGGAACGATCAACCAAGTGTACAGGCAGGGTCCTACAGGAATACTCATCCTGCTGAGTGACCAG ATGGTTTACAACTTCCCTGACGAGAGCTGTTTTTTGATCAGCACTGTCAAAG ATGAGTTGGGCGAAGGACTCCATCTCATCCTGAAGTAG